A genomic region of Corallococcus macrosporus contains the following coding sequences:
- the scpA gene encoding methylmalonyl-CoA mutase, which yields MRPTVPDFSRVAFDAPETQTPAPAVEKQRAHASQATRAAEVWDTPEGIPVKPLYTREDLEGVAHLGSLPGLPPFVRGPYSTMYVQQPWTVRQYAGFSTAEASNAFYRRNLAAGQKGLSIAFDLATHRGYDSDHPRVAGDVGMAGVAIDSIKDMRILFDRIPLDQMSVSMTMNGAVLPVLALYVVAAEEQGVKPEQLSGTIQNDILKEFMVRNTYIYPPGPSMRIIGDIFKFTAERMPRFNSISISGYHMQEAGATQDLELGYTLADGVEYVRAGLAAGLGVDAFAPRLSFFWAIGMNFFMEVAKMRAARLLWARLIKGFNPKSDKSLALRTHCQTSGWSLTAQDVYNNVVRTCVEAMAATQGHTQSLHTNSLDEAIALPTDFSARIARNTQLYLQLESGTTRVIDPWGGSYYVERLTHELAQKAWGHIQEVEALGGMTKAIEAGLPKLRIEEAAARTQARIDSGRQAIIGVNKYPPERADNIEILKVDNSAVREAQIARLRELRAERNGEEVRRRLDALTEAGRRNEGNLLALAIDAARAKATVGEISDALEKVYGRYEATVRGVTGVYSAEAGQAQGIAEARAKADDFLARFGRRPRILIAKMGQDGHDRGQKVIATAFADLGFDVDIGPLFQTPEESARQAVENDVHVVGASSLAAGHLTLVPQLKHALKALGREDIMVVVGGVIPPQDYDALRAAGAAAIFGPGTVIAKAAIELLDKLAAEQEAA from the coding sequence ATGCGCCCCACCGTTCCGGACTTCTCCCGCGTCGCCTTCGACGCCCCCGAAACCCAGACGCCCGCGCCGGCCGTCGAGAAGCAGCGCGCGCACGCGAGCCAGGCCACGCGCGCCGCGGAGGTCTGGGACACGCCCGAGGGCATCCCGGTCAAGCCGCTCTACACCCGCGAGGACCTGGAGGGCGTGGCGCACCTGGGCTCGCTGCCGGGCCTGCCTCCGTTCGTGCGCGGCCCCTACTCCACCATGTACGTGCAGCAGCCGTGGACGGTGCGCCAGTACGCGGGCTTCTCCACGGCGGAGGCGTCCAACGCCTTCTACCGCCGCAACCTCGCGGCCGGTCAGAAGGGCCTGTCCATCGCGTTCGACCTGGCCACGCACCGCGGCTACGACAGCGACCACCCGCGCGTCGCCGGTGACGTGGGCATGGCGGGCGTCGCCATCGACTCCATCAAGGACATGCGCATCCTGTTCGACCGCATCCCGCTCGACCAGATGAGCGTGTCGATGACGATGAACGGCGCCGTCCTCCCCGTGCTCGCGCTCTACGTGGTCGCGGCCGAGGAACAGGGCGTGAAGCCCGAGCAGCTCAGCGGGACCATCCAGAACGACATCCTCAAGGAGTTCATGGTCCGCAACACGTACATCTATCCGCCCGGTCCCTCCATGCGGATCATCGGGGACATCTTCAAGTTCACGGCGGAGCGGATGCCGCGCTTCAACAGCATCAGCATCAGCGGCTACCACATGCAGGAGGCCGGCGCGACGCAGGACCTGGAGCTGGGCTACACGCTCGCGGACGGCGTGGAGTACGTGCGCGCGGGCCTCGCCGCCGGCCTGGGCGTGGACGCGTTCGCCCCGCGCCTGTCGTTCTTCTGGGCCATCGGGATGAACTTCTTCATGGAGGTGGCCAAGATGCGCGCGGCCCGCCTCCTGTGGGCCCGCCTCATCAAGGGCTTCAACCCCAAGAGCGACAAGAGCCTGGCGCTGCGCACCCACTGCCAGACGTCCGGCTGGAGCCTCACCGCGCAGGACGTCTACAACAACGTCGTGCGCACCTGCGTGGAGGCCATGGCCGCGACGCAGGGCCACACGCAGAGCCTGCACACCAACTCGCTGGACGAAGCCATCGCGCTGCCCACGGACTTCAGCGCGCGCATCGCCCGCAACACCCAGCTCTACCTCCAGTTGGAGAGCGGCACCACGCGCGTCATCGACCCGTGGGGCGGCAGCTACTACGTGGAGCGCCTCACCCACGAGCTGGCCCAGAAGGCCTGGGGCCACATCCAGGAAGTCGAAGCGCTGGGTGGCATGACCAAGGCCATTGAAGCCGGCCTGCCCAAGCTGCGCATCGAGGAGGCCGCCGCGCGCACCCAGGCGCGCATCGACTCCGGACGCCAGGCCATCATCGGCGTGAACAAGTACCCGCCGGAGCGCGCGGACAACATCGAGATCCTCAAGGTGGACAACTCCGCCGTGCGCGAGGCGCAGATTGCCCGCCTGCGCGAGCTGCGCGCGGAGCGCAACGGCGAGGAGGTCCGCCGCCGCCTGGACGCGCTGACGGAGGCGGGCCGGCGCAACGAGGGGAATCTCCTGGCGCTGGCCATCGACGCGGCGCGGGCGAAGGCCACCGTGGGCGAAATCAGCGACGCGCTGGAGAAGGTCTACGGCCGCTACGAGGCCACGGTGCGCGGGGTGACGGGCGTGTACTCAGCGGAAGCGGGACAGGCGCAGGGCATCGCGGAGGCGCGGGCGAAGGCGGATGACTTCCTGGCGCGCTTCGGCCGCCGGCCGCGCATCCTCATCGCGAAGATGGGCCAGGACGGCCACGACCGCGGACAGAAGGTCATCGCCACCGCGTTCGCGGACCTGGGCTTCGACGTGGACATCGGGCCGCTGTTCCAGACGCCCGAGGAGTCCGCGCGCCAGGCGGTGGAAAACGACGTGCACGTGGTGGGCGCGTCGTCCCTGGCCGCGGGCCACCTCACGCTGGTGCCGCAGCTCAAGCACGCCCTCAAGGCCCTGGGCCGCGAGGACATCATGGTCGTGGTGGGCGGCGTCATCCCGCCCCAGGACTACGACGCGCTGCGCGCCGCGGGCGCCGCCGCCATCTTCGGCCCGGGCACCGTCATCGCGAAGGCCGCCATCGAGCTGCTCGACAAGCTGGCCGCCGAGCAGGAGGCGGCGTGA
- a CDS encoding methylmalonyl-CoA mutase family protein yields MADVPLTAADFPPPSVEEWRRLVDKDLKGKPFTVLQSPLEGGLSLQPLYTPQDAPPPAEPPGVAPYVRGTQPLGHTEGGWLLCQEYAGPDVAATSDALRDDLERGTQGVWLLLDAPLGLDVRDEATLERLLQHVPLDRTPVHLEPTADVLRPASLLLELLAKKAGAAKAALRGSLGIDPIAALARHGAAKVDVARTLTEAAPLITSLLKDAPGLRALLVSSRPWADAGATSVHELAWSIATGVEYLRELERAGVAPGDAARSMQFALSVGGQFFPEIARLRAARLLWAKVVAASGGAPESQAMSLHARTASATKTRRDPWVNILRGTAESFAAVVAGADSVSTSPFDEPLGTPDELGRRLARNTQLILRDESSLNRVADPAGGSYYLEQLTGEFARAAWTELQRIEALGGISRAIAQGDVARVLAETRTARDKAVRTRKLPIVGVSEFPHLHEAPVQREARAAAPAKAEGAVTPPQPVRVAEAFESLRDASDRYHAAHGARPRAFMANLGTVAEHTARSTWIANVLAVGGIEPDEHHGFADANAAAELFAKAGTTLAVISGPDALYPEAVPAYVAALKAKGARTVAVAGRPGEHEAAFRAAGVDLFLYAGADLFQLLKTLHTQLGVA; encoded by the coding sequence ATGGCTGACGTGCCTCTTACCGCAGCGGACTTCCCGCCCCCTTCCGTCGAGGAGTGGCGCCGGTTGGTGGACAAGGACCTCAAGGGCAAGCCCTTCACGGTGCTCCAGTCGCCCCTGGAGGGCGGCCTGTCCCTCCAGCCCCTCTACACGCCCCAGGACGCCCCACCCCCGGCCGAACCGCCCGGCGTCGCGCCCTACGTACGCGGCACCCAGCCCCTGGGACACACCGAGGGTGGCTGGCTCCTGTGCCAGGAGTACGCGGGCCCTGACGTGGCCGCGACCTCCGACGCGCTGCGCGACGACCTGGAGCGCGGCACGCAGGGCGTCTGGCTGCTGCTGGACGCGCCGCTGGGCCTGGACGTGAGGGATGAGGCCACGCTGGAGCGCCTGCTTCAGCACGTGCCCCTGGACCGCACGCCGGTGCACCTGGAGCCGACGGCGGACGTGCTCCGTCCCGCCTCGCTGCTGCTGGAGCTGCTGGCGAAGAAGGCCGGCGCCGCGAAGGCGGCCCTGCGCGGAAGCCTGGGCATCGACCCCATCGCGGCCCTCGCGCGCCACGGCGCCGCGAAGGTGGACGTGGCCCGGACGCTGACGGAGGCCGCGCCCCTCATCACGTCGCTGCTCAAGGACGCCCCGGGCCTGCGCGCGCTGCTGGTGTCGTCGCGCCCCTGGGCGGACGCGGGCGCCACGTCCGTGCACGAGCTGGCGTGGAGCATCGCCACCGGCGTGGAGTACCTGCGCGAGCTGGAGCGCGCGGGCGTGGCTCCGGGTGACGCCGCGCGGTCCATGCAGTTCGCCCTGTCCGTGGGCGGGCAGTTCTTCCCTGAGATCGCCAGGCTGCGTGCGGCGCGGCTGCTCTGGGCCAAGGTCGTCGCCGCTTCGGGCGGCGCGCCGGAGTCGCAGGCCATGTCGCTGCACGCGCGCACGGCGAGCGCCACCAAGACGCGGCGCGACCCGTGGGTGAACATCCTGCGCGGCACCGCGGAGTCCTTCGCCGCCGTCGTCGCGGGCGCGGACAGCGTGAGCACGTCCCCCTTCGACGAGCCCCTGGGCACGCCGGATGAATTGGGCCGGCGCCTCGCGCGCAACACGCAGCTCATCCTGCGGGACGAGTCCAGCCTCAACCGCGTCGCGGACCCCGCGGGCGGCAGCTACTACCTGGAGCAGCTCACCGGCGAGTTCGCCCGCGCGGCCTGGACGGAGCTCCAGCGCATCGAGGCGCTGGGCGGCATCTCCCGCGCCATCGCGCAGGGCGACGTGGCCCGCGTCCTCGCGGAGACGCGCACCGCGCGCGACAAGGCCGTGCGCACGCGCAAGCTCCCCATCGTGGGCGTCAGCGAGTTCCCCCACCTCCACGAGGCCCCCGTGCAGCGCGAGGCCCGCGCCGCCGCGCCCGCGAAGGCCGAGGGCGCCGTCACGCCGCCCCAGCCCGTCCGCGTGGCGGAGGCCTTCGAGTCCCTGCGCGACGCGAGCGACCGCTACCACGCGGCGCACGGCGCGCGTCCCCGCGCCTTCATGGCGAACCTGGGCACCGTCGCGGAGCACACCGCGCGCTCCACGTGGATCGCCAACGTGCTCGCGGTGGGCGGCATCGAGCCCGACGAGCACCACGGCTTCGCGGACGCGAACGCCGCCGCGGAGCTGTTCGCCAAGGCGGGCACCACGCTGGCCGTCATCTCCGGCCCGGATGCCCTCTACCCGGAGGCCGTGCCCGCCTACGTCGCCGCCCTCAAGGCGAAGGGCGCCCGCACGGTCGCCGTCGCGGGCCGCCCCGGTGAACACGAGGCCGCCTTCCGCGCGGCCGGCGTGGACCTCTTCCTCTACGCGGGAGCGGACCTGTTCCAGCTCCTGAAGACGCTGCACACGCAGCTCGGAGTGGCCTGA
- a CDS encoding NmrA family NAD(P)-binding protein: MTRILVIGAAGNTGRPIAEGLTAEGFTVRTATRDTRPPVAAAAEHVRFDWADPSTHAAALEGVDRMYVLAPGLVEDPSTLMIPVLERALAGGVRRVVLLSASAVAEGGPGLGQVHHFLRTHAPEWSVLQPSWFMQNFISPVHHHHAGLQRDGVLVTATGHGRVGFVDAGDIAAVGVRALADAASHDTAHVITGPQALGYDDVAAILSRVTGRPVRHVHATPEEAQRHLQATGMPEAYARFLTLLDTSIRDGAEDRVTDTVLRVTGRAPRDFESFARAQGNLWH, translated from the coding sequence ATGACTCGCATCCTCGTCATCGGAGCGGCTGGCAACACGGGACGTCCCATCGCGGAAGGGCTCACGGCGGAGGGCTTCACGGTGCGCACCGCCACGCGCGACACGCGGCCGCCCGTCGCCGCCGCCGCTGAACACGTTCGCTTCGACTGGGCGGACCCTTCCACGCATGCGGCGGCGCTGGAGGGCGTGGACCGGATGTACGTCCTGGCGCCCGGGCTGGTGGAGGACCCGTCCACCCTCATGATTCCCGTCCTGGAGCGCGCGCTGGCCGGCGGCGTGCGGCGGGTCGTCCTGCTCTCTGCGTCCGCCGTTGCGGAGGGAGGCCCGGGGCTGGGACAGGTGCACCACTTCCTGCGCACGCACGCGCCGGAGTGGAGCGTGCTCCAGCCCTCGTGGTTCATGCAGAACTTCATCAGCCCCGTGCACCACCACCACGCCGGACTCCAGCGAGACGGCGTGCTGGTGACGGCCACCGGCCACGGACGGGTGGGCTTCGTGGACGCGGGGGACATCGCGGCGGTGGGTGTCCGGGCGCTCGCGGATGCCGCGTCCCATGACACCGCGCACGTCATCACCGGTCCCCAGGCGCTGGGCTACGACGACGTCGCGGCCATCCTGTCCCGGGTGACGGGCCGCCCCGTCCGGCACGTGCACGCGACGCCGGAGGAGGCACAGCGGCACCTTCAAGCCACCGGCATGCCTGAGGCCTATGCGCGCTTCCTCACGCTGCTCGACACGTCCATCCGCGACGGGGCCGAGGACCGCGTGACGGACACCGTGCTGCGCGTCACCGGCCGCGCGCCGCGCGACTTCGAGTCATTCGCCCGGGCACAGGGGAACCTCTGGCATTGA
- a CDS encoding nuclear transport factor 2 family protein, protein MDHTSADLTRLMDAHLALIATYVERWLALFADDAVVEFPYAPSLGTPSRLEGIGAIRAYFAPITQHFQGLTFTNVRRYPGADGQTGWLEVHGTATLQPGNIPYAQDYVMRMQVRDGRIAHYREYWNPLAAPRGTFESFDKERA, encoded by the coding sequence GTGGACCACACTTCCGCAGACCTGACCCGGCTGATGGACGCGCACCTCGCGCTCATCGCCACGTACGTCGAGCGCTGGCTCGCCCTGTTCGCGGACGACGCCGTCGTCGAGTTCCCCTACGCCCCCTCGCTCGGCACGCCGTCCCGGCTGGAGGGCATTGGCGCCATCCGCGCGTACTTCGCGCCCATCACCCAGCACTTCCAGGGCCTCACCTTCACGAACGTCCGGCGCTACCCGGGCGCGGATGGCCAGACGGGCTGGCTGGAGGTGCACGGCACCGCGACGCTTCAGCCCGGGAACATCCCCTACGCACAGGACTACGTGATGCGGATGCAGGTGCGCGACGGCCGCATCGCTCACTACCGCGAGTACTGGAACCCGCTGGCCGCGCCCCGGGGCACGTTCGAGAGCTTCGACAAGGAGCGCGCATGA
- a CDS encoding AraC family transcriptional regulator codes for MPPDEKTDVVSDVLETLRFKTLLFGRFELGAPWALRLPRKANASFYVVARGSLRLQVEGTAKPVFLSAGDVVLLPRAPAHVLDDGSRRAPAASDFVPSRLLRPPNTRLGGAGPLTTLITGCFQLGVDPTHPLLRTFPSLIRLSTQEGQGTPSLAATVQLITAETAMPGPGSALVLGRLADVLLVHALRAQTALAEARQAGWKALADPAIGNALSLMHEQPGTPWTVERLAQAVGVSRSGFAARFHALVGETPLHYLANWRMIRAARWLRESTDSLDTIAERAGYESAPAFSKAFKRRWGVGPGAYRRAPTGSEVRPALVDT; via the coding sequence ATGCCTCCGGACGAAAAGACCGACGTGGTCTCCGACGTGCTGGAGACGCTGCGGTTCAAGACGCTGCTCTTCGGCCGCTTCGAGCTGGGCGCGCCCTGGGCGCTGCGCCTGCCCCGCAAGGCCAACGCGTCCTTCTACGTGGTGGCGCGCGGGAGCCTGCGCCTCCAGGTGGAGGGCACGGCGAAGCCGGTGTTCCTGTCCGCCGGAGACGTGGTGCTGCTGCCCCGAGCGCCCGCGCACGTGCTGGATGACGGAAGCCGCCGCGCCCCCGCCGCGAGCGACTTCGTCCCGTCTCGGTTGCTCCGTCCGCCCAACACGCGGCTGGGCGGAGCGGGGCCGCTCACCACGCTGATCACCGGCTGCTTCCAGTTGGGCGTGGACCCCACGCATCCGCTGCTGCGGACCTTTCCCTCCCTCATCCGCCTTTCCACGCAGGAGGGGCAGGGAACGCCGTCGCTCGCCGCCACCGTGCAACTCATCACCGCGGAGACCGCCATGCCGGGGCCGGGGAGCGCGCTGGTGCTGGGCCGGCTGGCGGACGTGCTGCTCGTCCACGCGCTGCGGGCCCAGACGGCGCTGGCGGAGGCTCGGCAGGCGGGATGGAAGGCGCTGGCGGATCCGGCCATCGGGAACGCGCTCTCGCTGATGCACGAACAGCCCGGCACGCCCTGGACGGTGGAGCGGCTGGCGCAGGCCGTGGGCGTGTCCCGCTCCGGGTTCGCCGCGCGCTTCCACGCGCTGGTGGGCGAGACGCCCCTGCACTACCTGGCCAACTGGCGGATGATCCGCGCCGCGCGCTGGCTGCGGGAGTCCACCGACAGCCTGGACACCATCGCCGAGCGCGCCGGCTACGAGAGCGCGCCCGCCTTCAGCAAGGCCTTCAAGCGCCGCTGGGGCGTGGGGCCCGGCGCGTACCGGCGGGCTCCCACCGGCAGTGAAGTCCGCCCGGCCCTCGTTGACACGTAA
- a CDS encoding glycoside hydrolase family 26 protein → MHSRLKRWFVSVSVVSTLCAGLSASADPLTGVYRGEVYSQPNAVNAYSTWLGFDVKMGQGHQAKDSWGNIENPGWQLGAWRTWVKAKPGRRFNYSVAMFPSGQGSLASCAAGAYDARFKNLATNLVAYELQGTIIRLGWEFSGNWMPWYSGNGQQANFAACFRRIVTAMRTQQPNAGFEFDWNPNYDISAADLSATYPGDAYVDYIGLDMYDQGWNGAYPIPSGCTGSCALTRWQSVWNAQFGPALTKFKSFAQSHNKRLSVPEWGVNDAATQGGGDDTYYVQQMLAFIFDPANNVGYHSYFDIQAPDGHHQLSSADANGGNTFVTEFPNAAAVFKNFYAGRNPQPAQLSTTKATVSPATVTRGQSFNVTGTVTSSTARTLVVKYEIRNAGNSALVAERSYTAQAFTAGQTRGYTSAFTLPTSLGAGTYRVDTLVYTADWSQTLLYRNDTAFTAN, encoded by the coding sequence ATGCATTCGCGCCTCAAGCGCTGGTTCGTCTCTGTCTCCGTGGTGTCCACGCTGTGTGCCGGGCTGAGCGCGTCAGCGGATCCGCTGACGGGGGTGTACCGGGGTGAGGTGTACTCGCAGCCGAACGCGGTGAACGCGTACTCCACCTGGCTGGGCTTCGACGTGAAGATGGGCCAGGGGCACCAGGCGAAGGACTCCTGGGGCAACATCGAGAACCCGGGCTGGCAGCTGGGCGCGTGGCGCACCTGGGTGAAGGCGAAGCCGGGGCGGCGCTTCAACTACTCGGTGGCGATGTTCCCCTCCGGGCAGGGCTCGCTCGCGTCGTGCGCGGCGGGGGCGTACGACGCGCGCTTCAAGAACCTGGCGACCAACCTGGTGGCCTACGAGCTTCAGGGCACCATCATCCGGCTGGGCTGGGAGTTCAGCGGCAACTGGATGCCCTGGTACTCCGGCAACGGCCAGCAGGCGAACTTCGCCGCGTGCTTCCGCCGCATCGTGACGGCCATGCGCACGCAGCAGCCGAACGCGGGCTTCGAGTTCGACTGGAACCCGAACTACGACATCTCCGCCGCGGACCTGAGCGCCACGTACCCGGGCGACGCGTACGTCGACTACATCGGCCTGGACATGTACGACCAGGGCTGGAACGGCGCCTATCCCATTCCGTCGGGCTGCACGGGCTCCTGCGCGCTCACGCGGTGGCAGTCGGTGTGGAACGCGCAGTTCGGTCCGGCGCTGACGAAGTTCAAGAGCTTCGCGCAGTCCCACAACAAGCGGCTGTCCGTGCCCGAGTGGGGCGTCAACGACGCGGCCACCCAGGGTGGCGGGGATGACACGTACTACGTGCAGCAGATGCTGGCGTTCATCTTCGACCCGGCGAACAACGTGGGCTACCACTCGTACTTCGACATCCAGGCGCCGGACGGCCACCACCAGCTGTCCAGCGCGGATGCCAATGGCGGCAACACCTTCGTCACCGAGTTCCCCAACGCCGCGGCGGTGTTCAAGAACTTCTACGCGGGCCGGAACCCGCAGCCCGCGCAGCTGTCCACCACGAAGGCCACGGTGAGCCCGGCGACGGTGACGCGCGGCCAGTCCTTCAACGTGACGGGCACCGTGACGTCATCCACGGCGCGGACGCTGGTGGTGAAGTATGAGATCCGCAACGCGGGCAACTCGGCGCTGGTGGCGGAGCGCTCGTACACGGCGCAGGCCTTCACGGCGGGCCAGACGCGCGGCTACACGTCCGCGTTCACCCTCCCCACGTCGCTGGGCGCGGGCACCTACCGCGTGGACACGCTGGTCTACACGGCGGACTGGTCCCAGACGCTGCTGTACCGCAACGACACGGCCTTCACCGCGAACTGA
- a CDS encoding TetR family transcriptional regulator, with product MAGDAQKTRQRLLEAAAAEFSEKGIAGARVDRIAAAAGCNKALIYSYFGSKEQLFDAVFDVHVAEVARETPIDAADLPAYAGRLFDGFQVRPQVLRLATWYELEHGPAVEIPEAVARSNQHKAAAIAKAQKEGLVSRHFAADELLALVLALSKTWAFPLSYCASDSPPSPAEIRRRRRSVVEAVRLLVTPVGSPA from the coding sequence ATGGCTGGAGACGCGCAGAAGACCCGGCAGCGCCTGCTGGAGGCGGCCGCGGCGGAGTTCTCGGAGAAGGGCATCGCGGGCGCGCGTGTGGACCGCATCGCGGCGGCGGCCGGCTGCAACAAGGCGCTCATCTATTCGTACTTCGGCAGCAAGGAGCAGCTCTTCGACGCCGTCTTCGACGTGCACGTGGCGGAGGTGGCGCGTGAGACGCCCATCGACGCGGCGGACCTCCCCGCCTACGCGGGGCGGCTGTTCGACGGCTTCCAGGTCCGGCCGCAGGTGCTGCGCCTGGCCACCTGGTACGAGCTGGAGCACGGCCCCGCCGTGGAGATTCCGGAGGCGGTCGCTCGCAGCAACCAGCACAAGGCGGCCGCCATCGCGAAGGCCCAGAAGGAGGGGCTGGTGTCCCGGCACTTCGCGGCGGACGAGCTGCTGGCGCTGGTGCTGGCGCTGTCCAAGACGTGGGCGTTCCCGCTGTCCTACTGCGCCTCGGACAGCCCGCCCTCGCCCGCGGAGATCCGACGGCGGCGCCGTTCCGTAGTGGAGGCGGTCCGGCTCCTGGTGACGCCTGTCGGTTCTCCTGCTTGA
- a CDS encoding oxidoreductase — MSASPETSRVWLITGSSRGLGRGFAEAVLAAGHRLVATARKPEQLASLVERYGDRVRAVALDVTNPEQARAAVRVAVEAFGRLDVVVNNAGYGSLAPIEQVTDEDFRSQLDTNLFGVMNVTRAALPVLREQRSGHVIQVSSIGGRLSTPGLGAYQAAKWAVGGFSEVLAKETAPFGVKVTVLEPGGFRTDWAGASMTIPDFLPEYAPTVGVVAQHMRARTGKEPGDPDRAARVLLQVAAMASPPLHLVLGSDAFELSQEKLDALKAQDQKWKDLSLSTDFPEARGPAPRL, encoded by the coding sequence ATGAGTGCATCCCCTGAGACGTCCCGTGTCTGGCTCATCACCGGCTCCTCGCGAGGGCTGGGGCGCGGCTTCGCGGAGGCCGTGCTGGCGGCCGGGCACCGGCTGGTGGCCACGGCGCGCAAGCCGGAGCAGCTGGCCTCGCTGGTGGAGCGCTACGGGGACCGGGTCCGCGCGGTGGCCCTGGACGTGACGAACCCCGAGCAGGCGAGGGCGGCGGTGCGCGTGGCGGTGGAGGCGTTCGGCCGGCTGGACGTGGTGGTGAACAACGCGGGCTACGGCAGCCTGGCGCCCATCGAGCAGGTGACGGACGAGGACTTCCGCTCGCAGTTGGACACGAACCTCTTCGGGGTGATGAACGTGACGCGCGCGGCGCTGCCTGTCTTGCGCGAGCAGCGCTCCGGGCACGTCATCCAGGTGTCCTCCATTGGAGGCCGGCTGTCGACGCCGGGGCTGGGCGCGTACCAGGCCGCGAAGTGGGCGGTGGGGGGCTTCTCCGAGGTGCTGGCCAAGGAGACGGCGCCCTTCGGCGTGAAGGTGACGGTGCTGGAGCCGGGTGGCTTCCGCACGGACTGGGCGGGGGCGTCCATGACCATCCCGGACTTCCTGCCGGAGTACGCGCCCACGGTGGGCGTGGTCGCTCAGCACATGCGTGCGCGCACGGGCAAGGAGCCGGGGGACCCGGACCGCGCGGCTCGGGTGCTGCTCCAGGTGGCCGCGATGGCGTCGCCGCCGCTGCACCTGGTGCTGGGCAGCGACGCGTTCGAGCTGTCGCAGGAGAAGCTGGACGCGCTCAAGGCGCAGGACCAGAAGTGGAAGGACCTGTCGCTGTCCACCGACTTCCCGGAGGCCCGGGGGCCGGCCCCGCGCTTGTAG
- a CDS encoding GFA family protein produces MSEATPLKGSCHCGATRFEVTAPPKDVTRCNCTFCSKRGVLWAYYPPEQVKFTSREQVATYDRNAPVEHHHCQKCGCGTWTDTPVWENNAPVPGQFKVGLNARLFDDFNLDAVHVKFVDGRNLW; encoded by the coding sequence ATGAGCGAAGCCACGCCCCTGAAGGGAAGCTGTCACTGCGGCGCGACGCGGTTCGAGGTCACCGCGCCGCCCAAGGACGTCACCCGCTGCAACTGCACCTTCTGCTCCAAGCGCGGCGTGCTCTGGGCCTACTACCCGCCGGAGCAGGTGAAGTTCACGAGCCGCGAACAGGTGGCCACCTACGACCGCAACGCGCCCGTCGAGCACCACCATTGCCAGAAGTGCGGCTGCGGTACGTGGACGGACACGCCCGTCTGGGAGAACAACGCGCCCGTGCCCGGCCAGTTCAAGGTCGGCCTCAACGCGCGCCTGTTCGACGACTTCAACCTGGACGCGGTGCACGTGAAGTTCGTGGACGGCCGCAACCTCTGGTAG